The following are encoded together in the Phenylobacterium sp. NIBR 498073 genome:
- a CDS encoding DUF6491 family protein, translating to MKILIAALAGGAMLLGATLAAANPAPNSATAERPLGVDARIPFAATTGIRNFQADGDDALWIEGQRGEWYRAELFGPCIGLDHAMKVGFVPRGTSSLDRFGQVLVDGSKCQISSLVTSAPPPAKAKKAKAS from the coding sequence ATGAAGATCCTGATCGCCGCGCTCGCTGGAGGCGCGATGCTGCTGGGCGCAACGCTCGCCGCGGCGAACCCGGCCCCGAACTCCGCGACGGCCGAGCGCCCGCTCGGCGTCGACGCCCGCATTCCGTTCGCCGCCACCACCGGCATTCGCAACTTCCAGGCCGACGGCGACGATGCCCTGTGGATCGAGGGCCAGCGCGGCGAGTGGTATCGCGCCGAGCTGTTCGGCCCCTGCATCGGCCTCGACCATGCGATGAAGGTCGGCTTCGTGCCCCGCGGGACCAGTTCGCTCGACCGCTTCGGTCAGGTGCTGGTCGACGGCTCCAAGTGCCAGATCTCCAGCCTGGTGACCTCGGCCCCGCCGCCGGCCAAGGCCAAGAAGGCCAAGGCCTCCTAG